agaagagaagccgtgagcatcaccatccatatccatccttgaagcttgctttcgagattcaagagcccacaacgtttatcatccatctcatcttcatccacggtgtaatccgattctcctttgtaacctttgctttgaatttcgttggttatgaactagttgacacatgtgtttgaacaaatattaatttctggaatttttatgattaattgagaattttcagattcatattattgttcttcgagagttgcttatgtgggtttgtttaattaaatttgcattatagatatcctttgtgtattaatcttatttgggtcgacacttatagggtttatgcataattgttgctaggtttaagaacatgaaatcgacttttcgttttgtgtaaacttgaaccaaagtagtaaaggttttggacaaagatcgaatttaattaacgaggattgcaattaggtggacttttacatactaagttgtacacttgagttgatagcctttctctatgtgtaatgcattaaacatgttatgattgactagctttctagggtttgattgcatgtttaataggattaatctaggtgctttcacttagattaattagcattgaaaagtaaaatatgggaaattgtttgcttttaacgtttcacatgatcaactcctctctcatgacttagatgaacaatattagggtttgaatcaattttaatcatatgtttcggtttttgatctttgttctctcactccatttgtatttttatgtttttgcattttaattattttgttaacttagttttattttcgaaaatccaaaaacaaaatcccccctttttttcgtaaataatgtttatagttgtgaatatatttgtgaatattatactttgttttaattttaattgtttaattgtttgacaatgacaggtgtaccctcaatccccggaatagaacgatccctatttacttatactactaacgatattttcagggttaaattatgcgcttgctaaaaGCGCATCAATATGTCAATCCatgaatgaaattaaaaacatagaaaatcgCATTATTTCAACAACAAGATTACCAAATTAACCAGTAGCAAGATTACCCTTTTGCACCTACACACAGTAACATAAAGTTCATTAGTTCATCTTGTTCATAGAAAATTGCATTAGGCACTGCATATGGTATCCAAGAGCTGAATAATAGTTTTTAGTTTGCCAAATGAAGTAGCAATGAGATATTGGGTGAAAACATGCACAATGATGCATAAAAACAGATAAAACTCTGTTCACCAAATAATAGCTAGTCACCTAAGTTGCATAACTGAATCAACAAGAGAAAGGCACACATAATTGAATAACTTTTACCTCTAAAATAGAACAAACAATGAGCAAATTACAGACAAACAAACTCGAGTCCATGCCATGTTCTCTAATATACTTGTGTATATCCTTGCCTTTTTCCATCGAGCCACTACAAGCACAAGCATGAAGTATGCTTGTGATTGTATAAACATCTGGGCTAACATAATTCTCTTCCATTTCACAAAACAACTCGATTGCCTTGTCCGAAAGACCTTCACGAACATAACCTGCTATCATCGAAGTCCACGACACAACACTTCTTTGACCCATCTTCTCAAACACTCGAATTGCATCACTCAAATCGCCACATTTTGAATACATATCTAGAACATTATTACAGAACATAACATCTATGTTGAAACCAGATTTTATCGCATAAGCACGAACTACCCTACCTAATGCAAGATTTCCACAGCCCGAACACGCCATTAGAACATTGATAATCGTAGCCAAGTCCACATCAATCCCTGGACAAAACATCTGCCTGAAAACCTCCACTCCCTTCTCCGCAGCACCATTTGACACATACGCACTAATCATTGAATTCCACAATATAACATCTCGGTCACGCAATTCATCAAACACCTTCCGTGCACTTTCAATTCTTCTATTCTTGAAATAGAAAGCCATCAGAGAATTCACCACAGTATTATCATAGCTAAAACCCAGTTTACATACATACCCATGAACACACTCACCTTCCTTAACACACCCAAGCGCAGCAAAACACTTCAAAATACAAGAAAACGTATACGAATTAGATAGGATACCCAACTCCTGCATCTTCCCAAATAAGTACACACCTTCTCTAAAATATGAATCTTCATCGAAAACCCGCCTCGCTTCTCTTAAATCTCCACAATGCACATACATGAACACTCTTCTTTCCCCAAACAATTGTCCCACAAAGCCAACTTCCCCAATCTCTTAGCCGAAAAACAAACCCTGTCTCCGCCACCAAACACCTTGAACTTTCTACACTCATAAAAACACTTAAACATATCCATTGGCATCCTATGTTGCCACAAAATAAACAATCAATCATTTGATATCACAAACACATACAAACATGTCATATACTTATCAATGAGCACACACCAGAATACACATTGATATAAGCATGATAAAGTGACTTGGAAAACCAACCTTTCTCAGTTGCTTGGAGAGCCATCTGGAAATGAGTAGAGTGCAGCTGGAAATGATTAGCAGGAACTGGAATGAGGAACTCAAAAAAAGCCTTCTGTGAAGCACTCAATATGTGAAAAGCTAGATGGTATTGCTGCTATATTTTCAGCGTATCTTGAGTGTACACAGGGACTCCTATTTATACAGAGAAGTAGATCACTCTAAGCTCAGTCCCATCAAGGAGTTAGAGTTTCAATCCAACCCTACTGCATATGCATATCTTCTGTTATCTAGATATATAAGATAACAACATTAACCCTTTGTATCTATCCAAACAGAATGCTTAGATAAATATTACCAAgtttaaattaaattgtttatCTCTTGTTGAATGTCCTACTTTAATACAACAGTTGTTATGCTAAACGAAACTATCTTCAGTCCACtctaacattctcccacttggactggAAATAGTTTCTATAACAAGAAGTCATATGGATTTAGGTGTAACAACAATTCTTTATTGCGCATTGagataaacaacaattaataGGCTAATAACATGATCTGTCAAAATGCTAGAATGATACAGAATTAAGAAACAAGCTGTATTAATGAAGGCACAGCAGTTGCAGAACTACTTGTATCATTTTCACACCCCACATGAATCACTGAAGATATCAGAACCTTGCAAAAGTTACCTGATCATTCTGAAGATTTAACATTAATGCAAGATGGTCCTCTTTTTGGGTTCTGTATGCATGAACCCGAATACATAATTTTCAGTCTGAAAATTTTTCCTTCATGTACTCACTTTCACAACCTGTAAGCACTATAAAACAGGTATATATATTGCAGCAACATATCAAAGCAAAAGCTACAACTGTCATATCATATTCAATCAATCAAAATATGAATCTCTATATGTAAAACAATATGTAAAGCTGCaactcaaaactgaaaattcaatttcattcaattccaaaattcccAATCAAACTTAAAATTCAATACAATGAGAAAATTACAGAAAACAAACTATCttattcaaaaacaaaacactcCCACTGATCTCAAGCATCCAAGTTTGGCAAAATGCCAATTTCAGTAGCGTGTTGCTTGAAAGCAGCTACTGTCATGGCCTTTGTAAAGGGATCAGGCAACTGAAAATCAGTACCAATCTTCAAAACTTCAATTTCCCTATGCTTGACTCTTTCTCTCACACTGTAATACACTAATACTAATACTTAAGGTCTATGTGTTTGGAGTTAGTAGACTTCTTATTGTTCCTGGTAAAGAACACTGCACGCAGCTGAATTGTCACAGTAAAATTTCAAAGGTTTTGAAACAATGCTGTCCACTGCCTTGGTTTGAACCAGAATTTTTTTcaaccaaagtccttcacaAACAGCCTCATAGATAGCTATAAACTCAGCCTGCATAGTAGAAGTGGCAATCAAGGTTTGCTTGACACTTCTCCAAGCAATGGCTCCTCTTGCAAGTGTAAAAACATAACCTGAGGTAGACTTTTTGGAGGAAGGAAAGTGACTAGCAAAATCTGAATCACAATAGCCTACAACCTCAAGTTCCTTGACTCTTCTATACACTAACAGATGGTCTTTGGTTCTCTGAAGGTACCTCAAAATCTTCTTGCCTGCTATCCAATGCTCAGGACCCGGATTGGACTGAAATCTTGACAAAATGCCTACTGCATAGGCTAGGTCAGGTCTAGTGCACACTTGCGCATACATCAAACTACCTACAAGCTGTGCATAAGGCTTAGTCATCATATTCTCTCTTTCTATATCAT
This portion of the Rosa chinensis cultivar Old Blush chromosome 1, RchiOBHm-V2, whole genome shotgun sequence genome encodes:
- the LOC112171362 gene encoding pentatricopeptide repeat-containing protein DOT4, chloroplastic, with translation MALQATEKGWFSKSLYHAYINVYSESSRCLVAETGFVFRLRDWGSWLCGTIVWGKKSVHCFAALGCVKEGECVHGYVCKLGFSYDNTVVNSLMAFYFKNRRIESARKVFDELRDRDVILWNSMISAYVSNGAAEKGVEVFRQMFCPGIDVDLATIINVLMACSGCGNLALGRVVRAYAIKSGFNIDVMFCNNVLDMYSKCGDLSDAIRVFEKMGQRSVVSWTSMIAGYVREGLSDKAIELFCEMEENYVSPDVYTITSILHACACSGSMEKGKDIHKYIREHGMDSSLFVCNLLIVCSILEVQKGNLATG